DNA sequence from the Blastomonas fulva genome:
TTGACGCTGTTCCTGATGGTTGAAGGCTTCAAGCGCGCGCCGATGACCGAAGCCTTCTGGCCCGCCGGCGATGCGCTGTGGGCGGTCAGTACGCTGCTGATGCTGGTCGCCTCAATCCTGTTTGCCGGCTCGCTGATCGGCAACCCGGCGCTGCCGGTGCCCGAAGCTGCGGCCAAGCGCATCGCGGTCAAGGATCCCGCCGGGGTATTCCGCATCACGCGTCACCCGATGATGTGGGGCTTTGCCTTATGGGGGATCAGCCATATCCTGGTGGCGCCGCGGATCGATACCTTCATCCTGTGCGGCGCGATCATTGTACTGGCGCTGGTCGGCGCAAGGCTGCAGGACGCCAAGAAGTTCATCCTGATGGGCGATGCTTGGCTGCACTGGCAGGGCAAGACCAGCTTCGTGCCCTTTGGCCGCGGACTTGCCTTTCCAGGCTGGATCGCACTGATCGGCGGCGTCGCGCTGTGGCTGGGCGCGCAATGGGCGCATATGCCGCTGGGCGTCGGCGCTGCGGGCGTCTTCCGCTGGTGGTAGGCTCCAAGGTGTCGCTCTCGTCCGTTCAGGGGAGAGCGGTGCAGCGTCAGATCCGCACCATCTTCATCCCCACCTCGCCATAGCGGTCGCCGGCGGTGGCATCCCTTGGGGCAGCTGCATCGAGCGCATCGAGATCGGCGGCGCTGAGCTTCACATTCACTGCGGCCATGGAATCCTCCAGCGTCGCGCGGCGTTTGGATCCGGGGATCGGCACCACATCGTCACCCTGCGCGAGCAGCCAGGCGAGCGCGATCTGCGCAGGCGAGACGCTGTGCGCGGCGGCGATGGTCTTGACCGCATCGACGATCACCATGTTGCTGGCGAAATTCTCTTCCGAATAGCGCGGGTCGTTGAGGCGATAATCGCCCTCTGGCAGATCGGACCGCTTGGAAAACTGCCCGGTCAGGAAGCCACGCCCCAGCGGGCTGTAGGGCACGAAGCCGATCCCCAGATCCTGGCACAGCGGCAGGATGTCCTCTTCCACTCCGCGTTCCCACAGCGAATATTCGGACTGCAGCGCGGCAATCGGATGCGTGGCGTGCGCCCGGCGGATATTGTCCGCGCCGGCCTCGGACAGACCCAGGAACCGCACCTTGCCTTCCTCCACCAGCCGCGCCATCGCTCCCACCGTTTCCTCGATCGGCATATCGGGATCGACGCGGTGCTGGTAATACAGATCGATGGTGTCGACCCCCAGCCGCTTCAGCGATCCTTCGCAAGCGCGGCGCACGTTCTCGGGGGAGGAGTCGACCCCGGTGACCTTGCCATCTGCAAGGCGGAAACCGAATTTGGTGGCGATGACCAGCCGCTCGCGCCGCCCGCGGATCGCCTGGCCAAGCAGCTCCTCGTTGACATACGGACCGTACACCTCGGCGGTATCGAAGAAGGTAACGCCCAGCTCCATCGCGCGCTCGAGCGTGGCGATGGACTCGCGATGGTCGGCCTTGCCGTACATCGCGGGGCCTATCCCGGCCATCGGCATGCAGCCGAGCCCAAGGGCCGACACTTCCAGTCCGCCGAGCTTGCGATAGATCATTGCGTGTCTCCTTCGGCGCGGGCGATCGTGGTGGTGACCGCCATGTCCATCGTTACGTTGCCCAGCGTGCGCATGATATCGGGAAACACCTCGATCGCCAACAGAAGCGCCAGCGGCTCGATCGGCACGCCCATCGCAAAGCAGATGGGTGTGATCGAACCGATGAAGCTGATCGATCCGGGAAGCGAGACCGATCCCATGGTGGTGATCGCTGCCGCAGCCAGTCCCGCCAGCAAAGCCACCGGGCCAAGCTCGACCCCCATCAGATGCGCGACATAGATCGCCACTGCCATGTTCATCGCGGGGCCGGTGGCGCGAAAAAGCGCGACCGCGATCGGCAGCACGACGTCCGAAGTCCGCTCGCCCGCGCCAAGGTTGCGGACGCCTGTCAGCATGGCGGGCAGCGAGGCAAGCGAGGATTGAGTGGAAATTGCCACCGCCTGTGCCGGGATCGACGCCCGGAGGAACGCCAGCGGACCGATCCGCCCGCCGACTGCCGCAATCACAAAGGCCGTGATCCACACCACCGATCCGACCGCGACGACGGTCAGGACATAATGGCCCAGCGCGCCAAAGGCGGCACCGCCCGCACGCGACCCGACCACCAGACCCAGCGCGAACACGCCGATCGGGGCAAGGGTCAACACCCAGCCGATCAGGATGATCATCGCATCGCCGATGGCGCCGAAAAACCCCTGCATCGGGCGGCGCTCGTCTTCCGGCAACCGGGTCAGGGCGAAAGCGAAGGCCAGTGTGAAGACGATCAGCGGCAGGATGGCGTCATTCGCGGCCGCGGCAATCGGATTGGTTGGTATCAGCGCGCGCAGAAAATCGGTAAACGGCGGGACTTCGCCGGTGGGCTCGGCATTGGCCAGCGCGCCCTGCAGCGCCGCGCGGGCGGCCTCGGGCAAAGGAAACGTACCAAGCAGCGCGGGGGTGACCAATGTGGCCATCGCTGCTGAAAGCCAGAGAAGTACGATCATCGTGGTGATGGTGCGGACCGTGAGCCGGCCTGCGGTCGCCATCTGGGCCGTGCGCAGGATCCCGGTGATCAGCAGCGCTACAACCAGCGGAACCACCGTCATCTGCAAGCCGCGCAGCCACAGTGATCCGATCAGGTCGGCGACCTCGATGGCACCCGGCGCGCCGTTGCCGATCGCGATTCCCAGCGCGATGCCGATGATGAGGGCACCCAGCACCAGCAATGTCTTCAGCATTCAAAAGCCCCTGTCTCGGTCCCATCCTGCCCAGCGAAGCAAGGATTTTGCATGTTTTTTTACGACCTTGTGCCACCATAGATGCACGCGGATGGCTGGCAAGCGGCAACGCAATCGGTTACGTGCCATACGCTGCAAACGGAGAAAAGCATTCGTGACACGCAAGTTTTTCGGGACCGATGGAATCCGCGGCCGCACCAACAGCGGTTTCATGACCGCGGCGATGGCGATGGCGGTAGGCCAGGCGGCAGGCGCGCACTTTCTGCGGGGCACGCACAAGCACAGGGTGGTGATTGGCAAGGACACCCGCCTTTCGGGCTACATGATGGAAAACGCGCTCGTCGCAGGCTTCACCAGCGTGGGCATGGACGTGGTGCTGGTCGGACCGATGCCGACCCCGGCGGTGGCGATGCTCACCCGCTCGATGCGCGCGGACCTTGGCGTGATGATCTCCGCCAGCCACAACCCGTTCCAGGACAACGGCATCAAGCTGTTCGGCCCCGATGGCTTCAAGCTTTCGGACGAGGACGAGCTGCGCATCGAGGCGTTGCTGGACGCAGGCGACCCCAAGCTGGCCGAGTCCGAGGCCATCGGCCGTGCCCGCCGGATCGAGGATGCGCGCGGGCGCTATATCCATGCGGTCAAGGAATCGCTGCCTGATCGGGTGAGGCTTGATGGCCTCAAGATCGTGGTCGATTGCGCCAATGGCGCAGCCTATCAGGTTGCGCCCTCGGCCTTCTGGGAGCTGGGCGCGGAGGTGGTGGCCATCGGCGTGACCCCCAACGGCCTCAACATCAACGACCGGGTCGGTTCCACCCATGTCGAGACGCTGCAGGAGCGCGTCGTCGCATCGGGCGCGGACATCGGAATTGCGCTGGATGGCGATGCCGACCGGCTGATCGTGGTCGACGAACAGGGCAAGGTCGTCGACGGCGACCAGATCATGGCGCTGATCGGTGCCAGCTG
Encoded proteins:
- a CDS encoding dicarboxylate/amino acid:cation symporter; the encoded protein is MLKTLLVLGALIIGIALGIAIGNGAPGAIEVADLIGSLWLRGLQMTVVPLVVALLITGILRTAQMATAGRLTVRTITTMIVLLWLSAAMATLVTPALLGTFPLPEAARAALQGALANAEPTGEVPPFTDFLRALIPTNPIAAAANDAILPLIVFTLAFAFALTRLPEDERRPMQGFFGAIGDAMIILIGWVLTLAPIGVFALGLVVGSRAGGAAFGALGHYVLTVVAVGSVVWITAFVIAAVGGRIGPLAFLRASIPAQAVAISTQSSLASLPAMLTGVRNLGAGERTSDVVLPIAVALFRATGPAMNMAVAIYVAHLMGVELGPVALLAGLAAAAITTMGSVSLPGSISFIGSITPICFAMGVPIEPLALLLAIEVFPDIMRTLGNVTMDMAVTTTIARAEGDTQ
- a CDS encoding aldo/keto reductase → MIYRKLGGLEVSALGLGCMPMAGIGPAMYGKADHRESIATLERAMELGVTFFDTAEVYGPYVNEELLGQAIRGRRERLVIATKFGFRLADGKVTGVDSSPENVRRACEGSLKRLGVDTIDLYYQHRVDPDMPIEETVGAMARLVEEGKVRFLGLSEAGADNIRRAHATHPIAALQSEYSLWERGVEEDILPLCQDLGIGFVPYSPLGRGFLTGQFSKRSDLPEGDYRLNDPRYSEENFASNMVIVDAVKTIAAAHSVSPAQIALAWLLAQGDDVVPIPGSKRRATLEDSMAAVNVKLSAADLDALDAAAPRDATAGDRYGEVGMKMVRI
- a CDS encoding NnrU family protein, which gives rise to MQGYAMLLAGAIGFVGSHFAMSHPLRAPMVARLGDKGFQLAYAAVSLLTLFLMVEGFKRAPMTEAFWPAGDALWAVSTLLMLVASILFAGSLIGNPALPVPEAAAKRIAVKDPAGVFRITRHPMMWGFALWGISHILVAPRIDTFILCGAIIVLALVGARLQDAKKFILMGDAWLHWQGKTSFVPFGRGLAFPGWIALIGGVALWLGAQWAHMPLGVGAAGVFRWW
- the glmM gene encoding phosphoglucosamine mutase, yielding MTRKFFGTDGIRGRTNSGFMTAAMAMAVGQAAGAHFLRGTHKHRVVIGKDTRLSGYMMENALVAGFTSVGMDVVLVGPMPTPAVAMLTRSMRADLGVMISASHNPFQDNGIKLFGPDGFKLSDEDELRIEALLDAGDPKLAESEAIGRARRIEDARGRYIHAVKESLPDRVRLDGLKIVVDCANGAAYQVAPSAFWELGAEVVAIGVTPNGLNINDRVGSTHVETLQERVVASGADIGIALDGDADRLIVVDEQGKVVDGDQIMALIGASWARQGRLRGGGVVATVMSNLGLERYLQAQGLELIRTKVGDRYVLGAMRAGGYNVGGEQSGHMILLDHATTGDGTVAALQVLAELVREGKPASELLHVFDPVPQLLKNVRFAGGKPLDNPRVQAVIAEAEDELRGRGRLVIRPSGTEPVIRVMAEGDDAAQVEAVVDRICAVVAEVTA